A single region of the Coregonus clupeaformis isolate EN_2021a unplaced genomic scaffold, ASM2061545v1 scaf0007, whole genome shotgun sequence genome encodes:
- the LOC121538979 gene encoding platelet-activating factor receptor-like — protein MGMPEDLAVSRKVNLTTVGKSTFLDSEFRYTLFPVFYGVVFVLGLIANSYVLFVLRRMRNAKAMNEIRIYMANLTVADLLFVCALPFWIGYYHCSGDWRYGDFLCRVTGVFFFINTYCSILFLAAISVNRYWAITRPLDAASSDRWRRGVAVTMVIWALTLSMSVPHLLKTGIQVDERNVSRCFEGFHHNTDDEKRTVATNHLIIVVCFVLVFFVVVVCNLLIARALLAQSPIQTRGSSSYMPRGVKGQALQMLCAVVGVFVVCFIPHHVVQGPWTLAVLEIKEGWGSMDWDQRTRQWLNDAHQVTLMLMGLNCLLDPVVYCFATRKFRLYIKDHLKKLGRGKGCSETAITQISMVECKIMSQRLHNEQQQLQI, from the coding sequence ATGGGGATGCCAGAGGACTTAGCAGTGTCCAGGAAAGTGAACTTAACGACAGTGGGTAAATCAACCTTTCTGGACTCGGAGTTCCGCTACACACTCTTCCCAGTGTTCTACGGTGTTGTGTTTGTCCTTGGGCTGATAGCCAACAGTTACGTGCTGTTCGTGCTGCGGCGCATGCGCAACGCCAAGGCCATGAACGAGATCCGCATCTACATGGCCAACCTGACTGTGGCCGACCTCCTCTTCGTGTGCGCCCTCCCCTTCTGGATTGGCTACTACCACTGCAGCGGCGACTGGCGCTACGGCGACTTCCTGTGCCGTGTCACCGGCGTGTTCTTCTTCATCAACACCTACTGCTCCATCCTCTTCCTCGCCGCCATCAGCGTCAACCGTTACTGGGCCATCACGCGCCCGCTTGATGCCGCATCGTCCGACCGTTGGCGCCGCGGAGTGGCTGTCACCATGGTTATCTGGGCGCTCACTCTGTCCATGTCCGTGCCGCACCTCTTGAAGACGGGCATCCAGGTGGATGAGCGCAACGTGTCGCGCTGCTTCGAGGGCTTCCACCACAACACTGACGACGAAAAGCGTACAGTGGCCACCAACCACCTCATCATCGTGGTGTGCTTCGTCTTGGTCTTCTTCGTAGTAGTAGTCTGTAACCTGCTCATCGCCCGGGCCCTGCTCGCCCAGTCCCCTATCCAGACTCGGGGCTCTAGTTCATACATGCCCCGGGGGGTGAAGGGCCAGGCCCTGCAGATGCTGTGTGCCGTGGTGGGGGTGTTTGTGGTGTGCTTCATCCCCCACCACGTGGTCCAGGGCCCCTGGACTCTGGCTGTACTGGAGATCAAGGAGGGCTGGGGCAGCATGGACTGGGACCAGCGGACCAGGCAGTGGCTTAACGACGCCCACCAGGTCACCTTGATGCTGATGGGGCTCAACTGCCTCCTGGACCCTGTGGTCTACTGCTTCGCCACCAGGAAGTTCCGCCTGTACATCAAGGACCATCTGAAAAAGTTGGGGAGGGGCAAAGGATGCTCGGAAACAGCCATCACACAGATTTCTATGGTGGAGTGCAAGATTATGAGCCAGCGGCTCCATAACGAGCAGCAGCAGCTCCAGATTTAA